TGTAAAGATAAAAAAGACGGAAACAGCGATTGCTGCAAAGACAAGAAAACAAAGAAGAAATCTAATCTGTAAATAATTTTATAGCTGGCGGAGGTAACTTCGTCAGCTTTTTAATTTCTTCACCCACTCATCATATTTATAATCATACTTCTTTTCTATAATCGAATCAAGTTTTGTCGAATCAAAAATTGTATCACCTGATTCCAGTTTTAAATCAACTTCAGGCCAATCAGTAAACTCTACAACTACACCAAATTTATCAGCAATTATTTCAGCAGCATTTTTCAAGTTAAAAGTTTCTCCTCCAATGTTGTAAACATCGTTTAAAGTCTTTATTGAATTAGTGGCAGACCACATAGTTGTACATATATCTTTAATATGTGAAAATGTTCTTTTCTGAGAGCCATCACCATATAAGCTGATATTTTCACCTTTTGAAGCTTTATTTAAAAAGAAACCAACCGTACCGAATGAATATTCATTGCCTACATTATTTCCATATGGTACACAGATTCTGAATATAGTGTAATTTAGTCCAAACATGTTGTTATACATTTTCAAGAATTGTTCACATGAATATTTATTTATAGCATAGGGAGTTTTGAATTCTTTTTCTGAATCTTCTTTTAATGGAGTGTCTTTTATTCCTTTATATACTAATCGAGTTGAGGGAAAAATAATCCGCCCCTTGTAATTTTGTTCTTTTAGTGTGTCTATAATATTTAATAAACCAAGCTCATTCACTCTGATGTAATCCTCATATTTTGTGAATCCTGCCCCTGTTCCTGTTAATCCGGAAAAAATAAAAATAAAATCTGAATCGAAGTTGATTTTAGAAACTTG
The genomic region above belongs to Bacteroidota bacterium and contains:
- a CDS encoding NAD-dependent epimerase/dehydratase family protein is translated as MKVQILGSNGYIGKNFTHFLNSLGNIDLELFDVQTDSIHSNLQYSFLDISDKSQVSKINFDSDFIFIFSGLTGTGAGFTKYEDYIRVNELGLLNIIDTLKEQNYKGRIIFPSTRLVYKGIKDTPLKEDSEKEFKTPYAINKYSCEQFLKMYNNMFGLNYTIFRICVPYGNNVGNEYSFGTVGFFLNKASKGENISLYGDGSQKRTFSHIKDICTTMWSATNSIKTLNDVYNIGGETFNLKNAAEIIADKFGVVVEFTDWPEVDLKLESGDTIFDSTKLDSIIEKKYDYKYDEWVKKLKS